A DNA window from Maribellus comscasis contains the following coding sequences:
- a CDS encoding alpha/beta hydrolase family protein has translation MKIKFVVLFFMLTIINGCVNSEIITGYWTGSMEVNGKTVDMSIDLKQTKKLFSSYDLMLLDQPISNLKLINRKITFLVNLDIDFVFHGEIKNNQITGNAAINGGPPNMDIAFSLTKQSELPVKTYSIESLTIKSNDVILSAEIYTPKTEGLHPAIVLLQGSSTNLKTDYLFDADFFAKLGFEVLIFDKRGNGKSTGEYYSSGYNDLITDAIACLETMYSRKSVDKNKIGLWGYSQGGMLLPKIVAKTSIPHFLIAKSPEIISETEAAAFSDSLRVVNSGYTDSDGHLAAESHRKIEKMIRKGSDYKDVEKFIRQNAQKYNFMNQTGLYGSISIDKNEFNGFYWKGRTENFYSDWKNTDVSTLVLLGERDDLINAEKSEAIIKGFNNDNVIVKLFPRANHHLKKTFNPRVDSEFDWPRITEGYSELVKNWIQKEVKK, from the coding sequence ATGAAAATTAAATTTGTCGTCTTATTCTTCATGCTGACAATAATAAATGGCTGTGTAAATTCAGAAATTATAACTGGATATTGGACTGGTTCAATGGAAGTGAATGGTAAGACTGTTGATATGTCAATTGATTTAAAACAGACCAAAAAATTGTTTTCGAGTTATGATTTAATGCTTCTTGACCAACCAATTTCAAATTTAAAACTTATTAATAGGAAAATAACTTTTTTAGTGAATCTTGATATTGATTTTGTTTTTCACGGGGAAATAAAGAACAATCAAATTACTGGAAATGCAGCAATAAATGGCGGCCCGCCAAATATGGATATTGCTTTTAGCTTAACAAAACAATCAGAACTACCTGTCAAGACTTATTCCATTGAAAGTTTAACTATAAAAAGTAACGATGTTATTCTTTCAGCAGAAATTTACACACCGAAAACGGAGGGACTTCACCCTGCAATAGTTTTGCTGCAAGGTTCATCTACCAACCTTAAAACCGATTATCTTTTCGATGCTGATTTTTTTGCAAAACTTGGATTTGAAGTTCTAATATTTGACAAACGCGGCAATGGAAAATCAACGGGAGAATACTATAGTTCAGGCTATAACGATTTGATAACTGATGCAATTGCTTGTCTGGAAACAATGTATAGCAGAAAAAGTGTAGATAAAAATAAAATTGGGCTTTGGGGTTATAGTCAAGGCGGAATGTTGTTGCCAAAAATTGTCGCAAAAACGAGTATTCCACATTTTCTCATTGCAAAGTCACCTGAGATTATCAGTGAGACAGAAGCAGCAGCATTTTCTGATAGTTTAAGGGTTGTTAATTCAGGATATACTGATTCAGATGGACATCTTGCTGCGGAAAGTCATAGGAAAATTGAAAAAATGATTCGTAAAGGAAGTGATTATAAAGATGTTGAAAAGTTCATTCGTCAAAATGCACAGAAGTATAATTTTATGAACCAAACTGGATTATATGGAAGTATAAGTATTGACAAGAATGAATTTAATGGTTTTTACTGGAAAGGCAGAACAGAGAATTTCTATTCTGACTGGAAAAATACAGATGTTTCAACACTTGTATTATTGGGTGAAAGAGATGATTTAATAAACGCTGAAAAAAGTGAAGCAATTATCAAAGGTTTTAATAATGATAATGTTATTGTAAAATTATTTCCTCGTGCCAATCATCATTTAAAAAAAACATTTAATCCGAGAGTTGATAGTGAATTTGACTGGCCAAGAATAACAGAAGGGTATTCAGAGCTTGTAAAAAATTGGATTCAAAAAGAAGTTAAAAAATAA
- a CDS encoding urocanate hydratase, which translates to MTAEEFKSAISEGIPDQLPTLKAYDTTINHAPRRKDILSVKEKKLAVKNALRYFPQKFHTVLASEFLEELNSYGRIYMYRFRPAYKMYARPIDEYPAKSKQAASIMLMIQNNLDPAVAQHPHELITYGGNGAVFQNWAQYRLTMKYLAEMTDNQTLVMYSGHPMGLFPSHPNAPRVVITNGMMIPNYSSKDEYEKFNALGVTQYGQMTAGSYMYIGPQGIVHGTTITVMNAARLHSGGNMAGKIFVTSGLGGMSGAQPKAAVIAGLVCVVAEINPKAVEIRHRQGWLDEVYTDPDKLIKRMLEAQIKKEAVSLAYQGNIINLWEELAERNIRIDLGSDQTSLHNPFAGGYYPADLSLEESNRMMADNPEAFKTKVYASLRRHVTAIHKMTDNGMYFWDYGNAFLLEAGRAGADIIDTRGEFIYPSYVQDIMGPLFFDYGFGPFRWVCTSGKPEDLATSDKIAAKVLTQLAKTAPDEIKMQMQDNIHWIEEAGKNQLVVGSQARILYADCNGRTQIALAFNKAVKEGKISAPIVLGRDHHDVSGTDSPYRETSNIYDGSALTADMAVQNFAGDSFRGATWVSLHNGGGVGWGEVINGGFGMTIDGSEEAGKRIKMMLHWDVNNGIARRSWAQNPPAKFAIQQAMKQNPDLKVTLPNETDENLLDSLL; encoded by the coding sequence ATGACAGCGGAAGAATTCAAATCAGCTATTTCAGAAGGAATTCCAGACCAACTCCCCACCTTAAAAGCGTACGATACAACGATAAATCATGCCCCGCGACGAAAGGACATTTTATCGGTAAAAGAAAAAAAGCTGGCGGTAAAAAATGCACTCCGCTACTTTCCGCAAAAATTTCATACTGTTTTAGCCTCTGAATTTCTGGAAGAACTAAACAGTTACGGACGAATATATATGTACAGGTTCCGCCCCGCTTATAAAATGTATGCACGGCCAATCGATGAATACCCTGCAAAATCGAAACAGGCAGCTTCCATCATGCTGATGATTCAAAACAACCTTGACCCGGCAGTAGCGCAACACCCACACGAACTGATTACCTATGGGGGTAATGGCGCTGTTTTTCAAAACTGGGCACAATATCGCTTAACAATGAAATACCTCGCTGAAATGACCGATAACCAAACCCTTGTGATGTATTCCGGTCATCCTATGGGTTTGTTTCCCTCTCATCCGAATGCTCCGCGTGTGGTGATTACCAACGGAATGATGATTCCAAACTACTCATCAAAAGACGAATATGAAAAGTTTAATGCGCTTGGCGTAACACAATACGGACAAATGACAGCCGGATCCTATATGTATATCGGGCCGCAGGGAATTGTACACGGCACAACCATTACGGTGATGAACGCTGCCCGTTTGCACTCGGGCGGAAACATGGCCGGAAAAATCTTTGTGACCTCCGGACTGGGTGGAATGTCGGGGGCACAACCCAAAGCTGCGGTAATTGCGGGATTAGTTTGCGTAGTAGCCGAAATAAATCCCAAAGCAGTTGAGATACGACATCGCCAGGGCTGGCTGGATGAAGTGTACACCGACCCCGACAAACTTATAAAACGAATGCTTGAGGCTCAAATAAAAAAAGAGGCTGTTTCTCTGGCCTACCAGGGAAACATCATCAATCTGTGGGAAGAGCTGGCGGAAAGAAATATCAGGATAGACCTGGGCTCGGATCAGACATCGTTACACAATCCTTTTGCAGGTGGATATTACCCGGCTGATTTATCGCTGGAAGAATCAAACCGGATGATGGCAGACAACCCTGAAGCATTTAAAACAAAAGTATATGCATCGTTAAGAAGACACGTAACCGCCATTCATAAAATGACAGACAATGGCATGTATTTCTGGGATTATGGAAATGCTTTTCTGCTGGAAGCCGGTCGTGCCGGTGCCGACATTATCGATACACGGGGTGAATTTATCTACCCGTCGTATGTGCAGGATATTATGGGTCCCCTGTTTTTTGATTATGGTTTTGGTCCCTTCCGCTGGGTATGTACCTCAGGCAAACCGGAAGATCTGGCAACAAGCGATAAAATTGCCGCAAAAGTGCTGACACAACTTGCAAAAACAGCTCCCGACGAAATAAAAATGCAGATGCAGGACAATATTCACTGGATTGAAGAGGCAGGAAAAAACCAACTGGTAGTAGGCTCGCAGGCCCGGATTTTATATGCCGATTGCAACGGACGCACACAAATTGCACTGGCTTTTAACAAAGCTGTTAAAGAAGGGAAAATATCAGCACCCATTGTTTTGGGCCGCGACCATCACGATGTTTCGGGTACCGACTCCCCCTACCGCGAAACTTCAAACATTTATGATGGATCGGCACTTACTGCTGACATGGCGGTTCAAAATTTTGCCGGCGACAGTTTTCGTGGTGCAACCTGGGTATCGCTGCACAATGGCGGTGGTGTTGGCTGGGGCGAAGTGATCAACGGTGGTTTTGGAATGACAATCGACGGATCGGAGGAAGCCGGCAAGCGGATAAAAATGATGTTGCACTGGGATGTAAATAACGGCATCGCCCGACGAAGCTGGGCACAAAATCCGCCGGCAAAATTTGCCATTCAGCAGGCCATGAAACAAAATCCTGATTTAAAAGTGACCCTGCCCAATGAAACGGACGAGAACTTGCTGGATAGCCTGCTTTAA
- a CDS encoding ABC transporter substrate-binding protein: MDLKTNPNLLLKIILVAFTCSYHVCTAQTDSLTFSPQWHPQAQFAGFYMAQKMGYYKEAGLEVKIIHPGTSETVFNKLEKGEADIVSMMLLSAMTQYKTEQKLVNVAQLSQNSSLLIVAKKEKGIVKPEDLNNKKIGIWKSGFDEVPKAFAKSNNLNVNWVPVLSGINLFLNNGVDAQVVTLYNEYNQLFLSGIDREELSTFYLNDMGFNIPEDGLYCLQATVKQKKEAIEKFIQASFKGWEYARNHKEETLQEVLRLMKEAHLATNKAHQSNMLDQILLLMQAKNNIPSGFLEPETFERANQLLLDDNKITKAIPYESFFVPDLSL, encoded by the coding sequence ATGGACTTGAAAACAAATCCCAACTTACTGTTAAAGATTATCCTTGTTGCCTTCACTTGTTCTTACCACGTTTGCACAGCACAAACCGACAGTCTGACTTTTTCACCGCAATGGCATCCGCAGGCTCAGTTTGCCGGATTTTACATGGCTCAAAAAATGGGGTATTATAAAGAGGCCGGGCTCGAAGTGAAAATTATCCATCCCGGAACCTCAGAAACAGTATTCAACAAATTAGAAAAAGGTGAAGCTGACATTGTATCGATGATGTTATTATCAGCCATGACGCAATATAAAACAGAACAGAAGCTTGTGAATGTTGCACAACTTTCTCAAAATTCGTCTTTGCTTATTGTCGCAAAAAAAGAAAAGGGAATAGTAAAGCCGGAAGACCTCAACAACAAAAAGATAGGAATATGGAAAAGTGGCTTTGATGAAGTTCCAAAAGCTTTTGCCAAAAGCAATAATCTGAATGTAAACTGGGTGCCGGTTCTTTCCGGGATTAACCTGTTCTTAAACAATGGGGTGGATGCGCAGGTAGTAACTTTATACAATGAATACAACCAGCTTTTTCTATCGGGAATTGACCGGGAAGAACTTTCTACCTTCTATTTAAACGATATGGGATTCAACATTCCAGAAGATGGATTGTACTGCCTCCAAGCTACTGTTAAACAAAAAAAAGAGGCAATCGAAAAATTTATTCAGGCAAGTTTTAAGGGATGGGAATATGCCCGAAACCACAAAGAAGAAACGCTTCAGGAAGTACTTCGTTTAATGAAGGAAGCACATCTGGCAACCAACAAAGCACACCAGTCGAACATGTTAGACCAGATTTTACTTTTGATGCAAGCAAAAAACAATATTCCTTCCGGATTTCTTGAACCTGAAACTTTCGAACGAGCGAATCAGCTGCTACTTGATGACAATAAAATCACAAAGGCGATTCCCTACGAATCTTTTTTTGTACCTGATTTATCTCTGTAA
- a CDS encoding LytR/AlgR family response regulator transcription factor, with protein sequence MIIDCIIIEDEPLAINKMEGYINRISYLNLTGKFRSAIDAIGFIQENKPHLIFLDIQMEHMTGIQLLETLSQKPKVIITTAYQEYAIKGYDLQVSDYLLKPIQFERFVQACEKSYHEIENTGTKEQDFIFVKTEYRLEKINMSSILYIEGMRDYRHIITKDKKIMTLQTFKDIEKALPANQFMRVHNSFIVSVDKIESIEKNRIHIKNKLIPISDSKREEFYKRIKNKMI encoded by the coding sequence ATGATAATTGACTGCATAATAATTGAGGATGAACCTCTGGCCATAAACAAAATGGAAGGGTACATCAATCGGATTTCTTATTTGAACTTAACAGGTAAATTCAGGAGCGCAATTGATGCCATTGGTTTTATTCAGGAAAACAAACCTCATTTAATATTTCTCGATATTCAGATGGAACATATGACAGGCATACAGTTACTGGAGACTTTATCTCAAAAACCAAAAGTAATAATTACCACAGCATATCAGGAATATGCCATAAAGGGTTACGATCTCCAGGTAAGCGATTACCTGCTAAAACCAATTCAATTTGAAAGATTTGTGCAAGCCTGTGAAAAGTCGTACCACGAAATTGAAAATACCGGCACAAAAGAACAGGACTTTATTTTTGTAAAAACCGAATACCGGCTGGAAAAAATCAACATGTCATCCATATTATACATTGAAGGGATGCGTGACTACCGGCACATTATTACAAAAGACAAAAAAATTATGACCTTGCAAACCTTTAAAGACATAGAAAAAGCGCTTCCTGCAAATCAGTTTATGAGAGTACATAATTCATTTATTGTTTCTGTTGATAAAATTGAAAGTATTGAAAAAAATCGTATACATATTAAAAATAAATTAATCCCAATAAGCGATAGCAAAAGAGAGGAGTTCTACAAAAGAATTAAAAACAAAATGATTTAA
- a CDS encoding MATE family efflux transporter, whose amino-acid sequence MKRSDILTNRIFKRYFLPTILMAMALSMGIIVDGIIVGNKLGSEALAIVNLSTPIVLGFNSIYVLMGVGGSVLAAIAIGQRSESNALSYFQQAILMMLLFSVIVLVVGLIFHTRIAEFIAGDTGMEAKLVPYLKILFLGSPLMIVVPGISSFIRTDNNPRLASVILIVANGVNLIFDIIYLFVFNMGVEGAALATVTGYGAGSLVLITYFFREKVTFRIKKPEMISGAKILKIIATGLPAALTTLFLFLKIFLINIIVINTLGKSGMAVFSVCLSCLAFVSMFISGAAQTISPIIGVLYGELDQQGIRFTIFRTFKIVGLASLLLIALFEIFPSQVLQLFGVSSANELALGIQAIRIFSISLLGTALNVVLMYYFQTIQQKKLSLVIASVQGFMLVVPLAFVFSKIWGGSGIWIAFGVSEVCTLLIVFILTRRIRKNSDVKLQGMLLFQSRTSANALLDVSIVDDVKNAARLSEDVVQFCSENGLNERTSMHVGLAVEELAVNSFEHGYRDQTKKVVDVRVSIGASEVLISLKDDGIPFNPANYSAIENDSEFKSMGLQLVKNIAREVNYTRMLGLNSTIIKF is encoded by the coding sequence TTGAAACGTTCTGATATACTAACCAATCGAATTTTTAAACGTTATTTTTTACCTACAATTTTAATGGCGATGGCCCTTTCGATGGGAATAATCGTTGATGGTATTATTGTTGGAAATAAGCTGGGCTCGGAAGCATTGGCTATTGTGAATTTGTCAACGCCGATTGTTCTCGGATTTAATTCTATTTATGTTTTAATGGGAGTTGGTGGTTCTGTTTTGGCAGCCATTGCAATCGGTCAACGGAGTGAAAGCAATGCACTTTCTTATTTTCAGCAGGCTATTTTAATGATGCTACTTTTTTCTGTAATTGTTCTGGTTGTCGGGCTAATTTTTCATACTCGTATTGCTGAATTTATTGCAGGCGACACCGGGATGGAGGCAAAACTTGTTCCGTATCTAAAGATTCTTTTTTTAGGATCCCCGCTAATGATTGTTGTTCCCGGTATTTCTAGTTTCATCCGAACCGATAATAATCCGCGGCTAGCCTCTGTAATATTAATTGTTGCCAATGGGGTGAATCTTATTTTTGATATTATCTATTTGTTTGTTTTTAACATGGGCGTTGAGGGCGCAGCTTTGGCAACGGTAACCGGTTACGGAGCCGGGAGTCTGGTTCTTATAACATACTTTTTCAGGGAGAAGGTAACTTTCAGGATCAAAAAGCCGGAGATGATTTCAGGGGCAAAGATTCTTAAGATTATTGCAACCGGATTACCGGCGGCATTGACCACTTTGTTTTTATTTCTAAAAATATTTTTGATTAATATTATCGTAATTAATACACTGGGAAAATCGGGGATGGCAGTGTTTTCTGTTTGTTTATCGTGCCTGGCATTTGTATCCATGTTTATTTCCGGGGCAGCTCAAACCATTTCTCCAATTATTGGTGTTTTGTATGGCGAGCTGGACCAACAAGGCATCCGATTCACAATTTTTCGAACTTTTAAGATTGTGGGCTTGGCAAGTCTGCTTTTAATTGCTCTGTTTGAAATCTTTCCGTCGCAAGTGTTACAACTTTTTGGAGTCAGTTCTGCAAACGAATTGGCGCTCGGAATTCAGGCGATTCGGATATTTTCAATAAGCTTGTTGGGAACTGCTTTGAATGTAGTGCTGATGTATTATTTTCAGACCATTCAGCAAAAGAAACTCTCGCTGGTAATTGCTAGCGTACAAGGTTTTATGTTAGTTGTGCCTTTGGCTTTTGTGTTCAGTAAAATTTGGGGTGGTTCCGGTATCTGGATAGCTTTCGGGGTTAGTGAAGTTTGTACATTGCTTATTGTATTTATTCTTACGCGACGTATTCGAAAAAATTCTGATGTAAAACTGCAGGGAATGTTGCTTTTCCAATCCAGGACTTCTGCTAACGCCTTGTTGGATGTCAGTATTGTTGATGATGTAAAAAATGCAGCCCGCTTATCGGAAGATGTGGTTCAGTTTTGTTCTGAAAACGGATTAAATGAGCGCACGTCCATGCATGTTGGATTAGCCGTGGAAGAGCTGGCCGTGAATAGTTTCGAGCATGGATACCGCGACCAAACAAAAAAGGTGGTTGATGTGCGGGTATCAATTGGTGCGTCTGAAGTTTTGATCAGTTTAAAAGATGATGGTATCCCTTTTAATCCGGCAAACTATTCAGCGATCGAAAATGACTCTGAATTTAAATCAATGGGATTGCAATTGGTAAAAAATATCGCAAGGGAAGTAAATTACACCCGGATGCTTGGTTTAAACAGCACGATCATTAAATTTTAA
- a CDS encoding CocE/NonD family hydrolase, with product MAVKILLTAVILSIALFSSFSQENQKISTIGTYNGYSTLKYDSFFRESRYVKMSDGTRLAVDIYRPIKNGITETAPLPVVWNHTRYTRALKGPQGNILTLATSPIGMALIRRGYVTVIADARGTGASFGTQNGLFTKREAQDAYEITEWLAKQEWCNGKIGMMGGSYEGVTQLMAAAKKPPHLKAIFPAMFLFDLYNFPYHNGVYYNDCIISDKNKMSKGAASKIDFIAPVDNDLMKTDLKTAYSSRSENRFLDDIFSISKYRNSFDSLTQSYLYKDWSPSNYVEEINHSGIAVYIYGGWFDLFSKDAFLLYANLTGPKKLLMVDSPHSSSKNPKLIQLFITEQIRWFDYWLKDIPNGIMDEPQIALQKNGETATENLTLSDTWPLNNTQNLNVYFQEGKSGSVNSLNDGILDMKKPVDNAGFEKYMADFSATSGTQTRWDDAAIKKFSYPDMTANDEKGITFTLLNPLQNKLTICGHPIITCYANSSCGDFDLYVYLEDVAPNGVSSYLSEGCIRASFYKQTEAPYNNLGLPYHRCYQEDTANINPGEIYKLSFDMLPLYHQFEKGHKIRVTLTCADKDNTNSHIIFKESEITVFRDALHSSFIRLPLLVNN from the coding sequence ATGGCGGTAAAAATACTTTTAACAGCAGTTATACTTTCAATTGCCCTTTTCTCTTCATTTTCGCAAGAGAATCAAAAAATTTCAACAATTGGGACCTACAATGGATATTCAACCCTAAAATACGATTCTTTCTTTCGGGAATCGCGGTATGTAAAGATGAGTGACGGCACCCGGCTGGCAGTGGATATCTATCGTCCGATAAAAAACGGCATTACTGAAACAGCACCATTGCCGGTAGTTTGGAATCATACAAGGTATACGCGGGCTTTAAAAGGACCACAAGGCAATATTTTAACCTTAGCTACCAGTCCGATTGGGATGGCTCTTATCCGTCGTGGTTATGTTACAGTTATCGCTGATGCGCGTGGTACAGGAGCTTCTTTTGGCACTCAAAACGGACTTTTCACAAAAAGGGAAGCACAAGATGCTTATGAAATTACCGAATGGCTGGCCAAACAGGAATGGTGTAATGGCAAAATCGGGATGATGGGCGGGTCATACGAAGGGGTTACACAGTTGATGGCAGCCGCTAAAAAGCCTCCGCACCTTAAAGCCATCTTTCCTGCGATGTTTTTGTTCGATTTATACAATTTCCCCTACCACAACGGTGTATATTACAATGATTGTATTATTTCTGACAAGAATAAAATGAGTAAAGGCGCCGCGAGTAAAATTGATTTTATTGCTCCGGTAGATAATGATTTGATGAAAACAGATTTAAAAACGGCGTATTCATCGCGCTCAGAGAACCGCTTTCTGGATGACATTTTCTCCATTTCAAAATACCGAAATTCCTTCGACAGCTTAACACAAAGCTATTTGTACAAGGATTGGTCGCCATCAAATTATGTTGAGGAAATCAATCATTCCGGGATTGCAGTTTACATCTACGGCGGTTGGTTCGATCTGTTTTCAAAAGATGCATTTTTACTTTATGCCAATCTTACGGGTCCCAAAAAATTGTTAATGGTGGATTCGCCACACTCTTCAAGTAAAAATCCAAAACTAATCCAACTGTTTATTACAGAACAGATTCGCTGGTTTGATTACTGGCTAAAAGACATCCCTAACGGAATAATGGATGAGCCACAAATAGCCTTACAAAAAAACGGGGAAACCGCTACTGAAAATTTAACACTGTCTGACACCTGGCCTTTAAACAACACCCAAAATTTGAATGTCTATTTTCAAGAAGGCAAGTCAGGGTCAGTTAACTCATTGAACGATGGAATCCTTGACATGAAAAAGCCTGTGGATAACGCCGGTTTTGAAAAATATATGGCTGATTTTTCAGCGACTTCCGGGACACAAACCCGATGGGACGATGCGGCGATAAAAAAGTTCAGTTACCCTGATATGACAGCCAATGATGAAAAAGGAATAACATTTACCTTGCTAAATCCCCTTCAAAATAAGCTCACTATATGTGGGCATCCGATAATTACCTGTTATGCAAACAGCTCATGCGGTGATTTTGATTTGTATGTCTATCTCGAAGATGTGGCGCCAAACGGAGTTTCTTCTTATCTGTCAGAGGGATGTATTAGAGCATCTTTTTATAAACAGACTGAAGCACCGTATAATAATCTGGGATTACCTTATCATCGCTGTTATCAGGAGGATACTGCCAACATCAACCCCGGGGAAATCTATAAATTAAGTTTCGACATGCTACCGCTTTATCATCAATTCGAAAAAGGACATAAAATAAGAGTAACACTCACCTGTGCCGATAAAGACAATACCAATTCACATATAATTTTTAAAGAATCAGAGATTACAGTTTTCAGGGATGCCCTACATTCGTCATTTATCAGATTGCCACTATTGGTCAATAATTAA
- a CDS encoding sensor histidine kinase, with amino-acid sequence MKTKYTILLHLPVWLLAVGLILAKAIFSPNAFAHPAFEIFQLAILVLWILGTFYIFYLYFIPCFLQKSKITAFIILSLIAICIIPFLSFYAIWLNKVAFNQPHNYSFTFTGYIISFIVTGVIGGLGSFYRFAADWFPNLGLKEKMENLQLKSEINLLKSKLNPHFLFNTLNNIDTLIETNSKNASVYLGKLSSILRYIVYDSENEKVSVTKEIDCIKDYVELQKLRFEHDDAVKLTISGVYNSCKIAPALLLPFIENIFKHGTFYSSEDKSKITIHCEGKILKLEAVNPFDKNLSANSQNKGIGLTTTQKRLELLYPKSYILNIKEQGNLFFVNLQINLNDN; translated from the coding sequence TTGAAAACGAAATATACCATATTATTGCATTTGCCGGTTTGGTTACTTGCAGTCGGCTTAATCTTGGCGAAAGCAATTTTTAGCCCCAATGCCTTTGCTCATCCGGCTTTTGAAATATTCCAACTCGCTATTCTCGTACTCTGGATATTGGGAACATTTTATATTTTTTATTTGTATTTCATCCCCTGTTTCCTGCAAAAAAGTAAAATAACCGCTTTTATAATTTTGTCGCTTATTGCAATATGTATAATACCTTTCTTAAGTTTTTATGCCATTTGGTTAAATAAAGTGGCCTTTAACCAGCCACACAATTATTCCTTTACGTTTACGGGTTACATAATTAGCTTCATTGTAACAGGAGTTATTGGCGGGTTAGGAAGCTTTTACAGGTTTGCTGCCGACTGGTTTCCTAATTTGGGCTTAAAAGAAAAAATGGAAAATCTTCAATTAAAAAGTGAAATTAACCTTCTGAAATCAAAACTGAACCCCCATTTTCTGTTTAATACCTTGAATAACATCGATACATTAATCGAAACAAATTCAAAAAATGCATCTGTTTACCTGGGAAAACTATCTTCAATTTTAAGGTATATTGTTTACGATTCGGAGAATGAAAAAGTAAGTGTAACAAAAGAAATCGACTGTATTAAAGACTATGTGGAATTGCAGAAGCTAAGATTTGAACACGATGACGCAGTTAAATTAACTATTTCAGGAGTATATAACAGCTGTAAAATTGCGCCGGCATTATTACTCCCCTTTATTGAAAATATTTTTAAACATGGTACTTTTTATTCTTCTGAAGATAAAAGCAAAATTACGATTCATTGTGAGGGTAAAATTCTGAAACTTGAGGCTGTAAATCCATTTGACAAAAATTTATCCGCAAATTCACAAAACAAAGGAATTGGGCTAACAACCACTCAAAAAAGACTGGAACTTTTATATCCTAAATCATATATTTTAAATATTAAAGAGCAAGGGAATCTGTTTTTTGTGAACTTACAAATTAATCTGAATGATAATTGA
- a CDS encoding PH domain-containing protein: MNSKFSCKKSRSFGGFLITVSLFITLVAFGLPVILKDTFDLAAFIVSSLFVLITTGLFLWLWFGTYYIIDNEILIAKFGPLTWKVPINEISFIRLNQETIGGTWKLTLSWKCIELKYKKSRSIFISPNNQSVFIDRLVKINPQIEIKQK; encoded by the coding sequence ATGAATAGTAAATTTTCTTGCAAAAAGAGTCGCTCATTTGGAGGATTTTTAATAACCGTTAGTTTATTTATTACGTTGGTCGCTTTTGGACTACCAGTCATCCTTAAAGACACATTTGATTTAGCGGCGTTTATTGTATCAAGTCTGTTCGTTTTAATAACAACAGGATTATTTTTATGGTTATGGTTTGGTACTTATTACATAATTGACAATGAAATACTAATTGCGAAATTTGGACCACTTACCTGGAAAGTTCCCATTAATGAAATATCATTCATTCGGTTGAATCAGGAAACAATTGGAGGAACGTGGAAACTGACTTTATCATGGAAATGCATCGAGTTAAAATACAAAAAGTCTCGTTCAATATTCATTTCTCCAAATAATCAAAGTGTTTTTATAGACAGGTTAGTTAAAATAAATCCTCAAATTGAGATTAAACAGAAATAG
- a CDS encoding DUF6261 family protein, producing MIPNLLSKSRVTEADAVSMRIISAFKSSGMDSDPHLPHMFNTLDPFSKNLTSAINRSKAESNLEEKDEKHDGEIRSFSYLLLGLLHHPDDNVKAAAQKVKKVFDKYGVSITGKSYASESSLVASLLNDLAKPNLQDTIAQLSGCAELIAALQAAQDEFEAARLAYEQEKAQESTAISASVIKRELVDLLNGKIVVYLRAMEIIDEATYGAFPRIIAKIIDDNNETVKKRNKKEEPEMTV from the coding sequence ATGATTCCCAATTTGTTAAGCAAAAGCCGCGTTACTGAGGCTGACGCTGTTTCAATGCGTATCATCAGCGCATTTAAAAGTTCGGGAATGGACTCTGATCCCCATTTACCTCACATGTTTAACACTCTCGATCCGTTTTCAAAAAATCTTACATCGGCCATCAACCGAAGCAAAGCGGAAAGTAACCTGGAAGAAAAAGATGAAAAACACGACGGTGAGATACGCTCGTTTTCTTATTTGCTGCTGGGCTTGCTGCATCACCCCGATGATAATGTAAAAGCAGCGGCGCAAAAAGTAAAAAAAGTATTTGATAAATATGGGGTTTCGATTACGGGCAAAAGCTATGCTTCGGAATCTTCGCTGGTGGCTTCGCTGCTTAACGACCTCGCAAAACCCAACCTGCAGGATACAATTGCCCAACTGTCGGGTTGTGCCGAACTTATTGCCGCTTTGCAGGCAGCCCAGGATGAGTTTGAAGCTGCGCGTTTGGCTTATGAACAGGAGAAAGCACAGGAAAGTACCGCAATCAGTGCTTCGGTGATTAAAAGAGAGCTTGTTGATTTGCTAAACGGCAAAATTGTGGTATACCTGCGTGCCATGGAAATTATAGATGAAGCAACCTATGGCGCATTTCCCCGCATCATTGCCAAAATTATTGACGATAATAACGAAACGGTAAAAAAACGGAACAAAAAGGAAGAGCCGGAAATGACAGTGTAA